From a region of the Methanolobus tindarius DSM 2278 genome:
- a CDS encoding GNAT family N-acetyltransferase: protein MKISIRNAEKEDIEGIMCVEHDSFHSNIAENADTFLERIETLPNGFLVMEINEEIAGYISSELWDYSENINIEKFKLGHSITETHKNDGKELYISSIGVLEKYRGRGYGNTLFSELVSRICSKYEISSIVLIVSENWHAAKRIYEKSGFHEIQIIKCFFDDDEKSDAIVMRKQI, encoded by the coding sequence GTGAAGATTTCAATAAGGAATGCTGAAAAAGAGGATATTGAAGGAATAATGTGTGTTGAGCATGACTCATTCCATTCTAATATCGCTGAAAACGCTGATACTTTCCTTGAAAGAATAGAAACATTACCTAATGGATTTCTGGTTATGGAGATAAACGAAGAAATTGCGGGATATATTTCCTCAGAACTCTGGGATTATTCTGAAAACATCAACATTGAAAAATTTAAACTTGGACACAGCATTACTGAAACTCACAAAAATGACGGGAAAGAACTTTACATATCTTCCATCGGAGTTCTGGAAAAATATCGTGGAAGAGGTTATGGAAATACTCTTTTCTCAGAACTTGTAAGCAGAATTTGCAGCAAATATGAAATATCAAGCATTGTCCTTATTGTATCAGAAAACTGGCATGCTGCAAAAAGAATCTATGAAAAAAGTGGATTCCACGAAATTCAGATAATAAAATGCTTTTTTGATGACGATGAAAAGTCAGATGCAATCGTCATGAGAAAACAAATATGA
- the speB gene encoding agmatinase — translation MFYKPDMMDAFADYDSAKYVIFGVPFDATSSFRPGSRWAPDAMRKASVNFETYNQHFDIDFEDLLIHDIGNLEPYSSVDETLEDLYHAVRPIVKDGKIPIMMGGEHSLTYPCVKACAEEAGEEIGFVVLDAHFDLREEYGGIRNNHACVSRHVRDDITDTYVTIGVRSGPKEEWVYAKENGIKYYTADDVRETGIKQVISEVKEYLGCKKIYLSLDMDAIDPAYAPGLGTPEPFGLTDIDVREVIRALAPISIGFDVMEIAPEYDNGISALLGTKLLREFIAAHAASEK, via the coding sequence ATGTTCTACAAACCTGATATGATGGATGCGTTTGCAGACTATGATTCTGCAAAGTATGTTATATTCGGTGTCCCTTTTGATGCTACATCCTCATTCAGGCCTGGAAGTCGCTGGGCTCCTGATGCAATGAGAAAAGCCTCAGTGAATTTTGAAACCTATAACCAGCATTTTGACATTGATTTTGAAGACCTGCTAATACACGATATCGGAAACCTTGAGCCTTATTCTTCAGTTGACGAAACACTTGAGGATCTTTACCATGCAGTCAGGCCAATTGTAAAAGACGGTAAGATTCCTATTATGATGGGAGGAGAACACTCACTTACCTATCCCTGTGTTAAAGCATGTGCAGAGGAAGCAGGAGAAGAAATTGGCTTTGTGGTACTGGACGCACATTTTGACCTCCGGGAAGAGTACGGAGGTATCAGGAATAACCATGCATGTGTTTCAAGGCACGTTCGCGATGATATCACAGACACCTACGTGACAATAGGTGTTCGCAGCGGACCAAAGGAAGAATGGGTCTATGCCAAAGAAAATGGCATCAAATACTACACTGCAGACGATGTCCGTGAAACTGGAATTAAACAGGTCATTTCAGAAGTCAAGGAATACCTCGGTTGTAAGAAAATCTACCTTTCACTTGATATGGATGCAATTGACCCCGCGTATGCACCCGGTCTTGGCACACCTGAACCTTTCGGACTGACAGATATCGATGTTCGCGAAGTTATACGTGCACTTGCACCAATTTCTATTGGTTTTGATGTTATGGAAATTGCTCCGGAATATGATAACGGGATAAGCGCACTTCTGGGAACGAAACTTCTCAGGGAATTCATTGCTGCTCACGCTGCAAGTGAGAAATAA
- a CDS encoding translation initiation factor IF-5A: MKIQVEIKELKEGKYVIVDDEPCVIKSISKSKPGKHGSAKARIDVIGLFDGQKRSIIGPVSDKTYVPVVERKNAQVLSLSGNIAQLMDMGDFSTFEMTVPEEYKERIVEGEEVSYLTAMGKMKFDLR, from the coding sequence GTGAAAATACAAGTTGAAATTAAAGAACTCAAAGAGGGTAAGTACGTCATTGTAGATGACGAACCCTGTGTCATTAAAAGCATATCCAAATCAAAACCAGGAAAACACGGTTCAGCAAAGGCAAGAATCGATGTAATCGGACTTTTTGACGGACAGAAGAGGTCAATTATCGGTCCGGTATCTGACAAGACATACGTCCCTGTTGTCGAAAGAAAGAACGCACAGGTACTATCACTTTCAGGTAATATTGCACAGCTCATGGACATGGGCGACTTCTCAACATTCGAAATGACTGTTCCTGAGGAATACAAGGAGAGAATCGTTGAGGGAGAAGAGGTTTCCTACCTCACCGCAATGGGCAAGATGAAGTTCGATCTCAGATGA